The Sulfitobacter guttiformis genome contains a region encoding:
- a CDS encoding Arc family DNA-binding protein — protein MDENRQLSDKFMLRLPDGMRDRIKATADANNRSMNAEIISTLEKEYPDNFHEKILEDTLLNLSLAILSEDNGLKGDHLHSTLKILDNLKEDIEAVKRDFRLAKK, from the coding sequence ATGGATGAAAACCGACAGCTTTCTGATAAATTTATGCTCCGCTTGCCAGACGGTATGCGCGACAGAATCAAAGCAACAGCAGACGCAAACAATCGCAGCATGAACGCAGAGATAATTTCTACTCTTGAGAAAGAATATCCTGACAACTTCCATGAAAAAATTCTGGAAGATACTCTGCTAAATTTATCGCTCGCTATCCTCTCGGAAGATAACGGATTAAAAGGCGACCATTTACACAGTACTTTAAAAATTCTCGACAACCTGAAAGAGGATATTGAAGCGGTCAAACGTGACTTTCGCCTTGCAAAGAAATAG
- a CDS encoding Arc family DNA-binding protein, protein MTTRKPLQLRLPPDQKDWIAAQAAANVSSQNSEIIRAIRERMERVVGDAK, encoded by the coding sequence ATGACCACCCGGAAACCTTTGCAGCTACGTCTGCCCCCTGACCAAAAGGACTGGATAGCCGCGCAGGCGGCGGCGAACGTATCCAGCCAGAACAGCGAGATCATCCGCGCGATCCGCGAACGGATGGAACGCGTCGTGGGTGATGCTAAATAA
- a CDS encoding tyrosine-type recombinase/integrase has protein sequence MKKKSDKYPHAKTYRDRHGKARWRYRVKGFTAELGTDFDSDEFKRRYQAAEDGTKAKGQIGAGRTLPGSFDDLVAHFYKLHFPTIQENTRADYRSVIEPLRIKHGNKRVSHLKVKHVMGIKADLHLTPVQANKTLKRLSQMMDLAVQMEWVAANPVKGVKKYATETEGYHTWDEGEIEQFYRVHKIGTPAHMCMTLMLYTAAAKVDAVKLGPSNVKGGRVQYRRQKTSKNPSGVLVDLPMHPKLIEAIEATPVTFTYLETRQGKARSRKGLGTSMRKWCDKAGLPLCSSHGLRKAICRRIAEAGGTPFEVMAVSGHVTLSMAQEYCKMFGRRGLADSAFARMGGTETEQNLTNHPARFVRNSTNQRKKRRISDVW, from the coding sequence GTGAAAAAGAAGTCTGACAAATATCCACACGCAAAAACCTACCGTGACCGCCACGGCAAAGCGCGCTGGAGATACCGGGTTAAAGGCTTCACTGCGGAACTCGGCACCGACTTTGATAGTGACGAATTCAAGCGCCGTTATCAGGCGGCTGAGGACGGCACAAAGGCCAAGGGACAGATTGGGGCAGGGCGCACGTTGCCCGGCTCTTTCGATGATCTGGTGGCGCACTTCTACAAGCTGCACTTTCCAACAATTCAGGAAAACACCCGCGCCGATTACCGGAGCGTTATTGAGCCCCTGCGGATCAAGCACGGCAACAAGCGCGTGTCCCACCTCAAAGTAAAGCATGTGATGGGGATCAAGGCTGACTTGCACCTGACACCTGTGCAGGCAAACAAGACGCTCAAACGCCTATCTCAGATGATGGACCTCGCCGTCCAGATGGAATGGGTCGCTGCTAATCCGGTGAAGGGCGTGAAGAAATACGCCACCGAAACCGAAGGCTATCACACTTGGGACGAAGGCGAGATCGAGCAGTTTTACCGCGTCCATAAGATCGGCACCCCTGCGCATATGTGCATGACGTTGATGCTCTACACGGCAGCGGCAAAGGTGGATGCGGTGAAGTTGGGACCGTCCAATGTGAAGGGTGGAAGGGTTCAATACAGACGCCAGAAAACGAGCAAGAACCCTTCCGGCGTTCTGGTAGATCTGCCGATGCACCCGAAGCTGATCGAGGCTATCGAGGCCACCCCGGTCACCTTCACCTACTTAGAGACGCGCCAAGGCAAAGCGAGATCCCGCAAGGGCTTAGGAACGTCCATGCGCAAATGGTGCGACAAGGCGGGCTTGCCCCTTTGCTCATCGCATGGACTGCGCAAGGCGATCTGTCGACGGATTGCTGAGGCGGGCGGCACACCATTCGAGGTGATGGCCGTTAGCGGTCACGTCACTCTGTCGATGGCTCAAGAATACTGCAAAATGTTTGGCCGTCGCGGTCTTGCCGACTCGGCTTTTGCGCGGATGGGCGGCACAGAAACAGAACAAAACTTGACGAACCACCCCGCAAGGTTCGTCAGAAATTCAACTAACCAGCGGAAAAAAAGGAGAATAAGTGATGTTTGGTAG
- the purM gene encoding phosphoribosylformylglycinamidine cyclo-ligase: MNERQKGITYAEAGVDIDAGNALVERIKPAAKRTMRPGVMSGLGGFGALFDLKAAGYVDPVLVAATDGVGTKLRIAIDTGNVDGVGIDLVAMCVNDLVCQGAEPLFFLDYFATGKLDLETATRVIDGIARGCEMSGCALIGGETAEMPGMYPEGDFDLAGFSVGAMERGATLPSGVTAGDVLLGMASDGVHSNGYSLVRVIVEHSGLQWDDPCPWDAGTLGEVLLQPTRLYVKPALAASRAGLVHALAHITGGGLTENLPRVLPEGLGAKINLDTWDLPPVFRWLTAHGGMDEEELLKTYNSGIGMIMVVPADKAEEAMKMLGDMGETVFNIGTVVADEGVSYEGNLV; this comes from the coding sequence ATGAACGAACGTCAAAAAGGGATCACTTACGCAGAGGCGGGTGTTGATATTGATGCGGGCAACGCACTGGTCGAGCGAATCAAACCTGCGGCAAAACGGACGATGCGGCCGGGTGTGATGTCGGGCCTTGGCGGGTTCGGGGCTTTGTTCGATCTAAAGGCGGCAGGCTATGTCGATCCGGTACTGGTCGCGGCCACAGATGGTGTCGGCACCAAGCTGCGCATAGCGATTGACACAGGTAATGTTGACGGCGTCGGGATTGATCTGGTGGCAATGTGTGTAAACGATCTGGTCTGCCAAGGCGCGGAACCTTTGTTCTTTCTTGATTACTTCGCGACCGGCAAACTTGATTTGGAAACCGCTACACGGGTCATCGACGGCATTGCGCGCGGCTGTGAAATGTCGGGCTGTGCGCTGATCGGGGGCGAGACCGCCGAGATGCCCGGAATGTATCCCGAAGGGGATTTCGACCTCGCCGGTTTCAGCGTTGGCGCAATGGAGCGAGGCGCGACACTGCCTTCGGGCGTGACAGCAGGCGATGTCCTGTTGGGGATGGCCAGTGATGGCGTGCATTCCAACGGCTACAGCCTTGTGCGGGTGATCGTAGAGCATTCCGGCCTCCAGTGGGATGACCCTTGCCCATGGGATGCGGGCACGCTGGGAGAGGTTTTGCTTCAACCCACCCGCCTTTATGTAAAGCCGGCACTTGCGGCGTCCCGCGCCGGTCTGGTTCACGCCTTGGCTCATATTACCGGTGGTGGCCTGACGGAAAACCTGCCGCGGGTTCTTCCCGAGGGACTTGGTGCTAAAATCAATCTCGACACCTGGGACTTGCCTCCGGTTTTCCGTTGGCTGACAGCACATGGCGGCATGGACGAGGAAGAACTGCTCAAGACCTATAACTCAGGCATTGGTATGATAATGGTTGTGCCCGCCGATAAGGCGGAAGAGGCAATGAAAATGCTTGGTGATATGGGCGAGACAGTCTTCAACATCGGCACCGTGGTCGCGGATGAAGGTGTTTCCTACGAGGGCAACCTCGTCTGA
- the purN gene encoding phosphoribosylglycinamide formyltransferase produces the protein MTRVAMFISGGGSNMVALLDDMARGSHAGMPCVVLANNATAAGLAKAAGRGVATIVVDHRPFAGDRVAFETAITQALAPFAPDLICLAGFMRVLTGGFINQWTGRMINIHPSLLPKYKGLHTHARALEAGDSMHGCTVHEVTAALDDGPILGQAQVPVLPDDTADTLSRRVLEQEHRLYPAVLRRFVTGDRTPLILTS, from the coding sequence ATGACGCGGGTCGCGATGTTTATCTCGGGCGGCGGCTCTAATATGGTGGCTCTCCTTGATGATATGGCACGCGGCAGCCATGCCGGAATGCCTTGTGTAGTGCTCGCCAATAACGCGACTGCCGCAGGGCTCGCAAAGGCCGCAGGGCGCGGTGTAGCGACAATCGTTGTCGATCACCGTCCCTTCGCTGGTGATCGCGTGGCCTTTGAGACTGCAATCACACAGGCGCTTGCGCCGTTCGCCCCCGACCTGATCTGCCTTGCCGGATTTATGCGCGTCCTGACTGGTGGCTTTATCAACCAGTGGACGGGGCGAATGATCAACATCCACCCCTCGCTTCTGCCTAAATACAAAGGGTTGCACACCCATGCGCGCGCCCTTGAGGCAGGTGATAGCATGCATGGCTGTACTGTGCATGAAGTGACTGCGGCGCTGGACGATGGCCCGATACTTGGTCAGGCACAGGTGCCTGTTCTACCGGATGACACAGCCGACACACTCAGCAGACGTGTGTTAGAACAAGAGCATCGCCTTTATCCTGCTGTGCTGCGCAGGTTCGTAACCGGTGACCGGACACCATTGATTTTGACCAGCTGA